In a genomic window of Bacillus rossius redtenbacheri isolate Brsri chromosome 4 unlocalized genomic scaffold, Brsri_v3 Brsri_v3_scf4_2, whole genome shotgun sequence:
- the LOC134541878 gene encoding serine protease inhibitor 28Dc-like isoform X1, with amino-acid sequence MAAATRRAAAQRDAARETDGLLPLPSAGRVLARDRRKTGDTPRACPRPAGMAPWLPWATAALAAAVLAAAAGGPAPWGGGNNVAVSPLDRIVFPGDARSPFSDPSSPRGALERYRQAAEAVFGVAVRLKLFLHVSDKDNFVVSPVSVAAAIGELLLGAKGRSREQLEWLLSTEDNSTGNSSSTGIAGAGDPLELHRQLGGLARLLEAADHTAEGYVLSMASAFFVQPDLRMRPSYVHAVTQLYGLQFWPLDFSGDPRKAQAFVNSWTREHTRGRIPEALPGGLAPTTSALLINAVYFSGDWQTPFDPELTVPGVFRASPHRGVKVSFMRGHLDALYAESEALGCRLVALPYKGARAAMFVVMPLKGRAEHDLQRFVAALTFRNVRDLAASAKPRPVTVVLPKMVLKDTLSIREAITKVRDKLKEGDPAGGGPPVTRVRRSRYHWRYNSRHRYYFSIPSRIDDSPEDEGDRPTTPADVDDEKLDLDMSGASADLRFRVDDVLHQVAVDVSEKGTEAAAVSASAVDYSGDVKLFKVDSPFMFFVRHEATLASLFWGIVADPTGGEGEYV; translated from the exons GGACCGCCGCAAGACGGGAGACACGCCGCGCGCGTGTCCTCGCCCGGCAGGGATGGCGCCGTGGCTGCCGTGGGCGACGGCAGCGCTCGCAGCGGCGGTGCTGGCGGCGGCGGCCGGCGGCCCGGCGCCGTGGGGCGGCGGCAACAACGTCGCCGTGTCGCCGCTGGACCGCATCGTGTTCCCGGGCGACGCGCGGTCGCCCTTCTCCGACcccagctccccgcgcggcgccctcgAGCGCTACCGCCAGGCGGCCGAGGCCGTCTTCGGCGTCGCCGTCCGGCTGAAG CTGTTCCTGCACGTCAGCGACAAGGACAACTTCGTGGTGTCGCCGGTGAGCGTGGCGGCGGCCATCGGCGAGCTGCTGCTGGGCGCCAAGGGCCGCTCGCGCGAGCAGCTCGAGTGGCTGCTGTCCACCGAGGACAACTCCACCGGCAACTCCAGCTCCACCGGCATCGCTGGCG CGGGCGACCCCCTGGAGCTGCACCGCCAGCTGGGCGGGCTCGCGCGGCTGCTGGAGGCGGCGGACCACACGGCCGAGGGCTACGTGCTCAGCATGGCCAGCGCCTTCTTCGTGCAGCCCGACCTGCGCATGCGCCCCAGCTACGTGCACGCCGTCACGCAGCTCTACGGCCTGCAGTTCTGGCCGCTGGACTTCAG CGGCGACCCGCGGAAGGCGCAGGCCTTCGTGAACAGCTGGACGCGCGAGCACACGCGCGGCCGGATCCCTGAGGCGCTGCCCGGGGGCCTCGCGCCCACCACGTCGGCGCTGCTCATCAACGCCGTGTACTTCAGCGGCGACTGGCAGACGCCCTTCGACCCGGAGCTGACGGTGCCGGGCGTGTTCCGCGCCTCCCCGCACCGCGGCGTCAAGGTCAGCTTCATGCGCGGCCACCTCGACGCGCTGTACGCCGAGAGCGAGGCGCTGGGCTGCCGCCTGGTCGCGCTGCCCTACAAGGGCGCGCGCGCCGCCATGTTCGTGGTGATGCCCTTGAAGGGCCGCGCCGAGCACGACCTGCAGCGCTTCGTGGCGGCGCTCACCTTCCGCAACGTGCGCGACCTGGCGGCGTCCGCCAAGCCGCGGCCCGTCACGGTGGTGCTGCCCAAGATGGTGCTCAAGGACACGCTGAGCATCCGCGAGGCCATCACCAAGGTCAGGGACAAGCTGAAGGAGGGCGACCCCGCGGGCGGCGGGCCGCCCGTCACCCGGGTGCGCCGGAGCCGCTACCACTGGAGGTACAACTCCAGGCACCGGTACTACTTCTCCATACCCTCCCGGATAGACGACTCCCCAGAAGACGAGGGCGACCGACCCACGACCCCGGCCGACGTCGACGACGAGAAGCTGGACCTGGACATGAGCGGCGCGTCGGCGGACCTGCGGTTCCGCGTGGACGACGTACTGCACCAGGTGGCCGTCGACGTGTCGGAGAAGGGCACCGAGGCGGCCGCCGTCAGCGCCAGCGCCGTCGACTACAGCGGCGACGTGAAGCTCTTCAAGGTCGACAGCCCGTTCATGTTCTTCGTGCGGCACGAGGCGACGCTCGCGTCGCTCTTCTGGGGCATCGTCGCCGACCCGACGGGCGGCGAAGGCGAGTACGTGTGA
- the LOC134541878 gene encoding serine protease inhibitor 28Dc-like isoform X2, with amino-acid sequence MDRRKTGDTPRACPRPAGMAPWLPWATAALAAAVLAAAAGGPAPWGGGNNVAVSPLDRIVFPGDARSPFSDPSSPRGALERYRQAAEAVFGVAVRLKLFLHVSDKDNFVVSPVSVAAAIGELLLGAKGRSREQLEWLLSTEDNSTGNSSSTGIAGAGDPLELHRQLGGLARLLEAADHTAEGYVLSMASAFFVQPDLRMRPSYVHAVTQLYGLQFWPLDFSGDPRKAQAFVNSWTREHTRGRIPEALPGGLAPTTSALLINAVYFSGDWQTPFDPELTVPGVFRASPHRGVKVSFMRGHLDALYAESEALGCRLVALPYKGARAAMFVVMPLKGRAEHDLQRFVAALTFRNVRDLAASAKPRPVTVVLPKMVLKDTLSIREAITKVRDKLKEGDPAGGGPPVTRVRRSRYHWRYNSRHRYYFSIPSRIDDSPEDEGDRPTTPADVDDEKLDLDMSGASADLRFRVDDVLHQVAVDVSEKGTEAAAVSASAVDYSGDVKLFKVDSPFMFFVRHEATLASLFWGIVADPTGGEGEYV; translated from the exons GGACCGCCGCAAGACGGGAGACACGCCGCGCGCGTGTCCTCGCCCGGCAGGGATGGCGCCGTGGCTGCCGTGGGCGACGGCAGCGCTCGCAGCGGCGGTGCTGGCGGCGGCGGCCGGCGGCCCGGCGCCGTGGGGCGGCGGCAACAACGTCGCCGTGTCGCCGCTGGACCGCATCGTGTTCCCGGGCGACGCGCGGTCGCCCTTCTCCGACcccagctccccgcgcggcgccctcgAGCGCTACCGCCAGGCGGCCGAGGCCGTCTTCGGCGTCGCCGTCCGGCTGAAG CTGTTCCTGCACGTCAGCGACAAGGACAACTTCGTGGTGTCGCCGGTGAGCGTGGCGGCGGCCATCGGCGAGCTGCTGCTGGGCGCCAAGGGCCGCTCGCGCGAGCAGCTCGAGTGGCTGCTGTCCACCGAGGACAACTCCACCGGCAACTCCAGCTCCACCGGCATCGCTGGCG CGGGCGACCCCCTGGAGCTGCACCGCCAGCTGGGCGGGCTCGCGCGGCTGCTGGAGGCGGCGGACCACACGGCCGAGGGCTACGTGCTCAGCATGGCCAGCGCCTTCTTCGTGCAGCCCGACCTGCGCATGCGCCCCAGCTACGTGCACGCCGTCACGCAGCTCTACGGCCTGCAGTTCTGGCCGCTGGACTTCAG CGGCGACCCGCGGAAGGCGCAGGCCTTCGTGAACAGCTGGACGCGCGAGCACACGCGCGGCCGGATCCCTGAGGCGCTGCCCGGGGGCCTCGCGCCCACCACGTCGGCGCTGCTCATCAACGCCGTGTACTTCAGCGGCGACTGGCAGACGCCCTTCGACCCGGAGCTGACGGTGCCGGGCGTGTTCCGCGCCTCCCCGCACCGCGGCGTCAAGGTCAGCTTCATGCGCGGCCACCTCGACGCGCTGTACGCCGAGAGCGAGGCGCTGGGCTGCCGCCTGGTCGCGCTGCCCTACAAGGGCGCGCGCGCCGCCATGTTCGTGGTGATGCCCTTGAAGGGCCGCGCCGAGCACGACCTGCAGCGCTTCGTGGCGGCGCTCACCTTCCGCAACGTGCGCGACCTGGCGGCGTCCGCCAAGCCGCGGCCCGTCACGGTGGTGCTGCCCAAGATGGTGCTCAAGGACACGCTGAGCATCCGCGAGGCCATCACCAAGGTCAGGGACAAGCTGAAGGAGGGCGACCCCGCGGGCGGCGGGCCGCCCGTCACCCGGGTGCGCCGGAGCCGCTACCACTGGAGGTACAACTCCAGGCACCGGTACTACTTCTCCATACCCTCCCGGATAGACGACTCCCCAGAAGACGAGGGCGACCGACCCACGACCCCGGCCGACGTCGACGACGAGAAGCTGGACCTGGACATGAGCGGCGCGTCGGCGGACCTGCGGTTCCGCGTGGACGACGTACTGCACCAGGTGGCCGTCGACGTGTCGGAGAAGGGCACCGAGGCGGCCGCCGTCAGCGCCAGCGCCGTCGACTACAGCGGCGACGTGAAGCTCTTCAAGGTCGACAGCCCGTTCATGTTCTTCGTGCGGCACGAGGCGACGCTCGCGTCGCTCTTCTGGGGCATCGTCGCCGACCCGACGGGCGGCGAAGGCGAGTACGTGTGA